A single Gemmatimonadaceae bacterium DNA region contains:
- a CDS encoding aminoglycoside phosphotransferase family protein: MSGLLGGIKALKDTLHTWGKRMVPLFYGRNRSAEPYTATILDELERQGYGCAREANPSAVQRRVSRFSDPSDSGSQRNSPTPRSKVSDPESSIHSSPPEESYVPPEPMAPEKAAALITSSFREVDTTPVRHIGSGTMFDAFRTSDDWVFRFPRWDWCGDLFEAEARIHQFVAKVLPARIRLPRVQLLAEPTERFPYAFAGHRFVPGIGADAVDEALMPTVAREIAEFLGVLHSTPGAVAEAAGFREITIDEAGRREWYEHGLAVSAQLRGLDPVIDDAIDWLRAAPVPSPAFGPRQLIHSDLAPEHLLVDPATGTLLGVIDWTDGSIGDAARDFVSLVTWRGWRFAEEVLALYPRRVDGEFRSRLRYMAQWLSVLWLAFAPEQGRDLEKDIAGVHNAFAPNAFQPSV; this comes from the coding sequence ATGTCCGGTCTCCTCGGCGGCATCAAGGCGCTCAAGGACACGTTGCACACCTGGGGCAAGCGGATGGTGCCGCTGTTCTACGGGCGCAACCGGTCCGCCGAGCCCTACACGGCGACCATCCTCGACGAGCTCGAACGGCAGGGGTACGGATGCGCGAGAGAGGCCAATCCGTCAGCGGTTCAGCGCCGTGTCAGCCGTTTCAGTGACCCTTCAGATTCCGGATCACAGCGGAACTCTCCAACGCCGAGATCGAAAGTGAGCGATCCCGAGTCGAGTATCCACTCATCGCCGCCGGAGGAAAGCTATGTCCCTCCTGAACCGATGGCGCCCGAGAAGGCGGCGGCGCTCATCACGAGCTCCTTCCGGGAGGTCGACACGACGCCAGTTCGCCATATTGGCTCGGGCACGATGTTCGATGCGTTTCGGACGAGCGATGACTGGGTCTTTCGATTCCCGCGCTGGGATTGGTGCGGGGACTTGTTCGAAGCAGAGGCGCGCATCCACCAGTTCGTGGCGAAGGTCCTGCCAGCGCGCATTCGTCTTCCGCGGGTCCAGCTCCTCGCCGAGCCTACCGAACGATTTCCCTACGCATTCGCAGGCCACCGCTTCGTTCCCGGAATCGGCGCTGACGCGGTCGACGAAGCGCTCATGCCGACCGTCGCGCGCGAGATCGCGGAATTTCTCGGCGTACTGCATTCGACACCCGGAGCGGTGGCCGAGGCAGCTGGGTTCCGCGAGATAACGATCGACGAGGCGGGCCGCCGTGAGTGGTACGAGCATGGGCTTGCCGTCTCTGCTCAGCTTCGCGGTCTCGATCCCGTAATCGACGATGCAATCGACTGGCTGCGCGCAGCGCCGGTGCCGTCGCCGGCGTTCGGCCCGCGCCAGCTGATTCACAGCGACTTGGCCCCCGAGCATCTTCTCGTCGACCCTGCGACGGGCACGCTTCTCGGCGTCATCGACTGGACCGACGGCTCGATCGGCGACGCAGCGCGCGACTTTGTCTCACTCGTGACGTGGCGAGGATGGCGATTCGCCGAGGAAGTGCTTGCGCTCTATCCGCGGCGTGTCGACGGTGAGTTCCGCTCGCGGCTCCGTTACATGGCGCAGTGGTTGTCGGTGCTTTGGCTAGCGTTCGCGCCCGAGCAGGGCCGAGATCTCGAGAAAGACATTGCGGGCGTCCACAATGCGTTCGCGCCTAACGCGTTTCAGCCATCCGTTTGA
- a CDS encoding cation transporter, with translation MTTVQALVTTADLSPTRNTLVRRSAQLNLATLAYNSFEGIIALIAGALAGSIALTGFGLDSLIEVAASLTALWRLRSDADPERRERAERLSLRVIGFLFLALSLYVGIDAARALYLREAPRESIAGIVIAALSVVVMPLLARAKRKLAVQLGSGALAAESQQTSLCAYLSAILLGGLILNAAIGWWWADPVAGLAMVPIIAREGVEGVRGRSACEDCC, from the coding sequence ATGACTACGGTGCAGGCTCTCGTGACGACTGCTGATCTGTCCCCGACGCGAAACACACTCGTTCGACGGAGTGCGCAACTGAACCTTGCGACCCTCGCCTACAACTCGTTCGAGGGCATCATCGCTCTCATCGCGGGCGCGCTCGCGGGCAGTATCGCGCTGACGGGTTTCGGCCTCGACAGTCTCATCGAGGTCGCGGCGAGCCTGACAGCGTTATGGCGGCTGAGATCCGACGCGGATCCTGAGCGGCGCGAGCGCGCCGAGCGACTGAGCCTTCGCGTAATTGGATTTCTATTCCTTGCGCTGTCGCTCTATGTCGGCATCGATGCGGCTCGAGCTCTCTATCTACGGGAGGCTCCGCGCGAGAGCATTGCTGGCATCGTGATCGCCGCGCTATCTGTGGTCGTGATGCCGTTGCTTGCTCGAGCAAAGCGAAAGCTGGCGGTTCAGCTTGGGAGTGGCGCTCTCGCGGCGGAATCGCAACAGACGTCGCTCTGTGCCTATCTCTCGGCGATCCTGCTCGGCGGGCTCATTCTCAACGCCGCGATCGGCTGGTGGTGGGCGGATCCCGTTGCAGGGCTCGCGATGGTGCCGATCATCGCGCGTGAGGGTGTCGAAGGCGTTCGAGGACGCTCGGCTTGCGAAGACTGCTGTTGA
- the lgt gene encoding prolipoprotein diacylglyceryl transferase, whose translation MVVPYPRIPPVIFHIGPFALRWYGLMYLVGYLVGYRLAVKRIERGGSALTRQQLDALIGYLVIGMLIGARLVYVTIYDPAEYRAHPLEIFALRRGGLSFHGAILGMAVACALSSRRFHRSILELTDTVALCGAPGLFFGRMGNFINGELYGRPSNVPWAMIFPTDPLHVPRHPSQLYEGLAEGVLLAGILWVLDRRATAGGWNRPGLVTGSFLVGYGMLRFLLEFTRQPDVQLGFVLGPFSMGQILSAIMIALGVALLTSPVRRWTQAKRSSDKQ comes from the coding sequence ATGGTTGTTCCATATCCCAGAATCCCGCCAGTCATCTTTCACATCGGGCCGTTTGCTCTTCGCTGGTACGGTCTGATGTATCTCGTCGGATATCTCGTGGGGTATCGGCTAGCCGTGAAGCGGATCGAACGCGGCGGCAGCGCCCTCACGCGTCAGCAGCTCGATGCGCTCATTGGCTATCTGGTCATCGGCATGCTGATCGGCGCGCGGTTGGTGTACGTCACGATCTACGATCCCGCGGAGTATCGCGCGCATCCTTTGGAGATTTTCGCGCTCAGGCGTGGCGGGTTGTCGTTCCACGGTGCAATACTCGGCATGGCCGTCGCGTGCGCGCTGTCTTCGCGACGTTTCCATCGTTCCATCCTCGAGCTCACCGATACTGTGGCGCTGTGCGGCGCGCCGGGTCTCTTCTTCGGGCGGATGGGCAACTTCATCAATGGCGAGCTGTATGGCCGACCGAGCAACGTCCCCTGGGCGATGATTTTCCCGACGGATCCACTGCACGTCCCACGACACCCCTCACAGCTCTATGAAGGGCTTGCCGAGGGCGTGCTACTGGCAGGCATTCTCTGGGTGCTCGATCGCCGCGCGACGGCGGGAGGGTGGAATCGGCCCGGACTGGTAACGGGAAGCTTTCTCGTCGGCTACGGAATGCTGCGTTTTCTCCTCGAGTTCACGCGCCAGCCCGATGTACAGCTTGGATTCGTGCTCGGCCCCTTCAGCATGGGACAGATCCTGTCAGCGATCATGATCGCTTTGGGCGTCGCGCTGCTGACGTCCCCTGTTCGGCGCTGGACGCAAGCAAAAAGATCCTCGGACAAGCAATAA
- a CDS encoding TetR/AcrR family transcriptional regulator, producing the protein MTTNSPDRRVQRTRARLHEALASLIHEKPYEGVVVKEILARADVGRSTFYSHFRNKEELLDSSIRDVLEAGRTGARGSTIADETLQCARRVFDHIDRHLAAGKRLDARGRTIVHHRLKKLLVRRIADVLKRSPHDQRGSRSDLPDQLIGQFVASTFVVILQWQLESNGALAPEEASEILRRLLAPVLS; encoded by the coding sequence GTGACGACCAACAGTCCCGATCGACGCGTCCAGAGGACCCGTGCACGTCTGCACGAGGCGCTTGCATCCCTCATTCACGAGAAGCCGTACGAGGGAGTTGTGGTCAAGGAAATCCTCGCCCGCGCCGATGTCGGGCGATCGACATTCTACAGCCACTTCCGCAATAAGGAGGAGTTGCTCGATAGCAGCATTCGGGACGTGCTCGAGGCCGGAAGAACTGGTGCTCGCGGCAGCACCATCGCAGACGAAACGCTCCAGTGTGCTCGGCGGGTGTTCGACCACATCGACCGACACCTCGCCGCAGGGAAACGGCTGGACGCACGAGGACGGACTATCGTTCACCACCGCCTGAAGAAGCTACTTGTTAGGCGGATTGCCGATGTCCTCAAACGATCTCCTCACGACCAGCGAGGCAGCCGCTCCGATCTGCCGGACCAGTTGATCGGCCAGTTCGTGGCGTCGACGTTCGTGGTCATCCTGCAATGGCAGCTCGAGAGTAATGGTGCGCTTGCCCCAGAGGAGGCCAGCGAAATTCTTCGGCGACTACTCGCTCCCGTTCTTTCCTAG
- a CDS encoding methyltransferase domain-containing protein, with translation MTIQNESVHTKGLVLHSQARYYDLLAWLLTLGRERAFRERLVELARLQQGEAVLDVGCGTGTLAIAAKKRVGHSGTVVGIDASREMIELSQRKAKRAGVEVRFETAIVEALPFSDASFDVVFSTLMLHHLPRPAREQCAREIRRVLKPGGRVLAVDFATPARQRKGLLARLHRHGHMALREIIELLSGAALQVEEFGAVGVSDLQFVAARVPDPNDTTTSALPATARSMDPLPAPRWLWVVLVAAIVIAHALVIGRVTSHITLPIASAATVVVLILLMHSTFIGIIHTLLRRWRTR, from the coding sequence ATGACAATTCAGAATGAGTCTGTTCACACGAAGGGTTTGGTGCTGCACTCCCAAGCGCGGTACTACGACCTGCTGGCGTGGCTGCTCACGCTCGGCCGCGAGCGCGCGTTCCGCGAACGGCTCGTGGAGCTCGCTCGCCTGCAGCAGGGAGAAGCGGTGTTGGACGTCGGCTGCGGAACGGGCACGCTTGCCATCGCGGCGAAGAAGCGTGTTGGCCACTCAGGAACTGTCGTCGGCATCGATGCCTCACGCGAAATGATCGAGCTTTCGCAACGAAAGGCCAAGAGAGCTGGCGTCGAAGTCCGATTCGAGACCGCGATTGTCGAGGCCCTTCCCTTTTCTGACGCTTCGTTCGATGTCGTCTTCAGTACACTGATGCTGCACCACCTCCCTCGACCCGCCCGCGAGCAGTGTGCGCGAGAAATACGACGCGTACTCAAGCCAGGTGGACGCGTCCTGGCAGTCGACTTCGCGACCCCTGCACGGCAGCGAAAGGGCCTGCTCGCGCGCTTGCACCGCCACGGACACATGGCGCTGCGCGAAATCATCGAGCTGTTGAGTGGAGCGGCCTTGCAGGTTGAGGAATTCGGTGCGGTTGGAGTGAGCGACCTGCAATTCGTTGCCGCTCGCGTGCCGGATCCTAACGACACTACGACTTCTGCTCTACCGGCCACAGCGCGATCAATGGATCCACTGCCCGCACCGCGCTGGCTCTGGGTTGTGCTGGTGGCCGCGATAGTGATTGCTCATGCTCTTGTCATTGGTCGTGTGACATCGCACATAACGCTTCCGATTGCTTCGGCCGCCACCGTTGTCGTCCTGATCCTGCTAATGCATTCCACGTTCATCGGCATCATTCACACGCTGCTGCGACGGTGGAGGACGCGATGA
- a CDS encoding TonB family protein, protein MRTDICAMASLSLMTMSIASTSAAQTVAGRVLDRQSKRPLREVTVVLLADTGKSSHAAVRATTDSLGIFYLNAPSPGVYQLLFATANDTLLSGYVALGQDEVAQREFLLDTHVAERAYFEFQVTRQVQPSPNNRPPRYPEALRSANIQGEVLVQFIVDTTGKPEMNTFKVLRSTHVAFLTAVRSAVPDYEFEPAMILDRKVPQVVQMPFHFCLNGGPNPFARPDTGRLWAAPPLRPGVCP, encoded by the coding sequence ATGCGAACCGACATCTGCGCGATGGCAAGCCTGTCGCTCATGACGATGAGCATTGCCTCGACGTCTGCTGCGCAGACGGTCGCCGGGCGCGTGCTCGATCGCCAGAGCAAGCGACCATTACGCGAGGTCACGGTAGTGCTGCTCGCCGATACGGGAAAGTCGTCGCACGCGGCTGTGCGTGCGACAACCGATAGTTTAGGAATCTTTTATCTCAACGCGCCGTCGCCGGGCGTTTATCAGCTTCTGTTTGCGACGGCGAACGATACCCTGCTGAGCGGTTACGTGGCGCTCGGGCAGGACGAGGTGGCGCAGCGCGAATTCTTGCTCGACACGCACGTGGCGGAGCGGGCCTACTTCGAGTTCCAGGTGACGCGCCAAGTGCAGCCATCGCCGAACAATCGGCCTCCGAGGTACCCCGAGGCGTTGCGTAGTGCCAACATTCAAGGCGAAGTGCTGGTGCAGTTCATCGTCGACACCACCGGCAAGCCGGAGATGAACACCTTTAAGGTATTACGGTCGACGCACGTGGCATTTCTGACAGCAGTGCGCAGTGCGGTGCCGGACTACGAGTTCGAGCCAGCGATGATCTTAGACAGAAAGGTGCCGCAGGTCGTACAGATGCCGTTTCACTTCTGCCTCAACGGAGGACCGAACCCGTTCGCTCGACCGGATACAGGGCGCCTCTGGGCGGCGCCTCCCCTTCGTCCCGGCGTTTGTCCGTAG
- a CDS encoding DUF3311 domain-containing protein, translated as MKSRLYRWLAVLPPLGLLAGVPFVNRPRPLVLGLPPLMAWIILWVLVTPIVLGVIFALDRVHES; from the coding sequence GTGAAGTCACGACTCTATCGCTGGCTCGCCGTGCTTCCGCCGTTAGGCCTCCTGGCCGGCGTGCCGTTCGTGAACCGTCCCCGCCCTCTGGTCCTCGGCCTGCCTCCGCTCATGGCGTGGATCATCCTCTGGGTACTGGTGACGCCGATCGTGTTGGGCGTGATCTTCGCGCTCGACCGCGTCCACGAGTCGTGA